Sequence from the Deinococcus aerophilus genome:
GCGTCAGTGCGCCGGGGTTGATCACGATTCCGGTAAAGCCCTGCTCCTGCGCTTCCTGCACCCATTCCAGCAGCTGGCCCTCGAAGTTGCTCTGACGAAAGGTGACGGTCTCGCCAAGCTCTGCGCCCCACGCCTCACACTGCCGCTCCAGGTCCTCAATGGTCTGTGAACCGTATACACCCGGTTCGCGCAGGCCGAGGCGATTGAGGTTGGGGCCGTTGAGGATCAGCAGCATGGATGGAGGGTAGCAGGGCCGGACGCAGGCGGCAGCGCAAGTCGGGATACGTCGAGATACAGGAGAGAGGCGCAGAAGGGCCCGGCGAAGCTAGCCCGGGCCACCCAGCGAAGCTGACCCCTGAACATCAGCCTGCCAGCGGCCGAACTCCGCCCGCAGGACGGCCTCGGGCACCCGTGCCAGATACGGACGGGCCAGGTCGTGCAGCAGCACAAAGCGCACGCCGTCGGCGTCGGCCTTCTTGTCGCGGGCCATGTAGGGCATGACCTGCTCGAAGGTCAGTGGGGGCAGGGGCGCGGGCCGCTGCCAGCGCAGGAATGCATGGGTGTGGGGCGTCAGGTCGGCTCCACCCAGGGCGCGGGACAGGAGGGCCGCGTAATGCAGGCCGTACCCCACCGCCTCGCCGTGTGGAACCGCATGATGGGTCACCGCTTCCAGCGCGTGTGCCAGCGTGTGGCCGAAGTTCAGAAAGGCACGTTCGCCGCGCTCCGTGGGGTCACGGGTCACCACGCCGGCCTTGACGGCAATGGCGTCGGCCAGGGTGTCTTCCAGATTCGTGCCGCCGGGGCGGAATTCTGGTGAGAGGACCCGCGGCAGCAGGCTGGGATCGGCGATCAGGCCATGCTTGTATGCCTCGGCCGCACCCTCGCGGAAGACCGCATCCGGCAGTGTGGCCAGCGTGTCGGTGTCGCACCACACCGCCTGCGGGGGCCAGAACGCTCCGACCAGATTCTTGCCCTCGGGCAGGTTCACGCCGGTCTTGCCGCCCACCGCCGCGTCCACCATACCCAGCAGGGTGGTGGGGGCGGTGTAGAACGCCACCCCGCGCAGGTAACTCGCCGCCGCAAAACCGGCCAGATCGGTCGCCGCGCCGCCGCCCAGTCCCACCACCGCGCCGTCACGCGGAATGTTCGCGGCGGCCAGTCGCGACAGCACGCCGCTCAGCACCTCCAGCGTCTTGCAGTCATCCCGGGCGGGCACGGCGATGGTCTCGGTGGGGGAGAGGGCGGCCTGGGCGCGCTCCACGAAGGCGGCGGGCAGGTCGGCCGGATGAATCAGGGCGATGTGGCGCTGGGGCACCTGCAGGCCGCGCAGCAGCCCCGGCCCCACCGTGACCGTATAGGGCGGCGGGCCACCAACTTCAATCTGCCGCACGGTCGCTCACGGCCTCGGCCTCGGGGCGCTCGGTCCAGGCGTGGTAGGCGTCGGACCACGCCCACAGTCGCTCGATGATCTCCTCCACGATCTCCTCGGAGGGCCGCCCGTCGCTGTGAACGTGGATGGTGCCCTGGCGGTACACACCCTCACGCTCGTCCATCAGGCTGCGGATGCGGCCCAGGGGGTCCTCGACGCGCAGCAGCGGACGGTCGCTGTGCTTGGTGCGCTGATAGACGGTCTCGGGCGTGGCCCACAGCACGACGACCGGGCCGCGTTCCAGCAGGGCGCGGCGGTTGTCCTCATGAATGAAGGTGCCCCCCCCCAGACTGATGACCGCGTGTTCCAGCCGCGACACCCGGCGCACGACCTCGGCCTCGCAGGCGCGGAAGTAGCTCTCGCCCTCCTGTGCGAACACCTCGGGAATGCTCTTGCCCACCACCCTGGTAATCAGCTTGTCGGTGTCCACGAAATGCAGCGCCAGCGCACGGGAAAGTTCCCAACCCACACGGCTTTTTCCGGTTCCCATGAAGCCTGCCAGAGCCACCCAGTCGACTGGGCGTTCGATCAGGCCCGAACTGAACATGGGGGACAGTCTAAGCGACTCGCCCGTAAGCGGCGTAACAATGGCACGATCTGAGGCTGCTTCCGGCGGCTCGGGTGGGAAAGTCAACAGCCCGTGCAGGGCGTGCTGCACACGCTCGGCGAGGAGGCCGGTGAGCGGGGTATCAGGCGGGGCGGGCGCGGAGGCCGCTGCCCCAGCAGGATCGGCACCCATGACGGTCAGTAGGTCTGGGCGTAGGCGCGGGCCGCCGATACGCGCTCCTGCACCTCGGCCAGGGTATCGCCGCCGAACTTTTCCAGGACCGCGTCGGCGAGCACCCAGCCGATCACGCACTGCAGAATCACCCCGGCGGCGGGCACGGCGGTGGTGTCGCTGCGCTCACGGGCCGCGTCGGAGGCCTCGTGAGACACGACATTCACAGTGGGCAGCGGTTTCATCAGCGTGGCAATCGGCTTCATGGCGACCCGCACGACCAGTTCCTCGCCGTTGGTCATGCCGGCCTCCAGCCCGCCCGCGCCGTTGGTGTCGCGGGCGTAGGTGCCCTCCCGGTAATGAATGGCGTCGTGGACGCCGCTGCCGGCCTTCAGGGCATTGTCGAAGGCCCGTCCGACCTCCACGCCCTTCATGGCCTGCACGCTCAGGCACGCCTGGGCAATGCGTCCGTCGAGTTTGCGGTCCCAGTGGACGAAGCTGCCCAGGCCCACCGGCAGCCCCCGGAAGCGCACCTCCAGGATGCCGCCCAGCGTGTCGCCGTCCTTCTTGGCCGCGTCGATGCGCTCGCGCATCTGCTGCGCGGCGTCGGCGTCGGGTGTGCGCAGATCGCTGTCCTCAATGGCGTCCAGGGCGTCCCAGCTGAAGGCCTGCCGGGTCTCGATGCCGGCCAGGCTCGCCACGTAGTTCGCGCCCTGCACGCCCAGTTCCGAGAGCAGCTTGAGGGTCACGCTGCCGACCGCCACCCGCGCGGCCGTCTCGCGGGCGCTGGCGCGTTCCAGCACGTCGCGCAGGTCCTTGTGGCGGTACTTGATGCCGCCGGTGAGATCGGCGTGGCCGGGGCGGGCGTCGGTCAGGGCCTTCTTGCGCGGCTCGCCCCCCGGCTCGGGCGACATGATCTCGGTCCAGTTGCGGTGGTCCTTGTTCTCGATGGCCAGCGTGATGGGCGCACCCGTGGTCCGGCCTGCCCGCACGCCGCTGAGGATGGCCGCCTCGTCGGTCTCGATGACCATGCGCCGCCCGCGTCCGTAACCGCCCTGCCGCCGCCGCAGCCACGGATCGATGTCGCCCTTGCCCAGCGGCAGACCCGACGGCACCCCCTCGATGATGGCCGTCAGCTGCGGCCCGTGTGATTCCCCGGCGGTCAGATACCTCATATGGATGGACTGTAGCGCCCGCCCGTCCGGCGGCCCCACACCATGACCAAACAGGGGCCGGGGCAACACGAAAACGTCCCCACGCCGGAGCGGGGGACGCTGGAAGGAGAAGGGGGGCTTTACTGAACGATGGTCCCCGTGATGACCACCAGCAGTTGGGACTGTGTGCGGTTGGTGCTCTGTTTTCCGAAGGCTGCGCCGATCACCGGGAGGCTGCTCAGGAAGGGCGTGCCTGCCTTGGTGTTGCTTTCCTTGGTGCTGAGCAGCCCGCTCAGGAGCACCGTCTGACCGCTTTTGAAGGTGATCAGGCTCTGCGCCTCGCTGTTGGTGAACTGCAGGACGTTGGGCAGTCCCGTTTCGGGGATCGGGCTGGTCAGGGAGTTGACCTGACCGCGCACCCGCAGGGTAATCGAGCCGTCGGGGGCGACCTGGGGGCTGAAGAAGTCCAGGTTCACGCCGTAATCGATCTGCTTTTCAATGTTGCCCGCGCTGGACGGGATGTTCAGTTCCAGGCGTCCGCCGCTCTTGATGCTCGCCGCCGCCGCGCTGGAGGCATTCTGGGTGTTGCCGCCGCCGCCCAGCGAACGCTGCCCGCTCTGCATGGTTACCGAGCCGTCATAGACGCTCTTGGACATGCCCTGAGATTCCAGGGCGTTCAGGGTCGGCCCCAGGTTGAAGCCCACCAGGCTGCGGGTGGGGTCGAAGGAGGCCGCCAGCCCGCCGCCGCCCAGGCTGACATTGAAGCCGCCGAAGCCGAGTTTCCAGTCCACGCCCAGGCTGCGCGCCGCCGTCTCGTTGATCTCCTGAATGCGGACCTGCACGTTGATCTGCGGAACGACCCGGTCGAGCTGCGGCACCAGCTCGGCGATCTGCTCCACCTGGGTCTGGGTGCCGCGCACGATCAGCGAGTTGGTTCGCACGTCGGCGATGATGGTCGCTCCGTCCGGGGTTGTGGCCGCCGGGGTCGCCTTCTGGGCGGCCGCGTCGGTCTGACCCGCGCTGGTCTTGGTGGTCGGCACGGTCACGGTCACGGCGTTGCCGTTGGCGTCGGTGGCGTTGACCGGCACGTTGGCGAGGTTCGGGGTGGCGGGCGTCAGGTCACGGGCCAGCGTGCCTTCCAGGGTGGCCTTGACCTCCTCGGCGCTGGCATTGATCAGGGTAAAGACGCGCTGGACGGTCTGGGCTCCCGCCGCCACCGGTGCGGCGCGGTCCACCTGGGCCACCAACGCCAGGGCCGCGTCAATCTGGGTCTGGGTGCCGGAGAGGATCAGCTGACCGGTGGTGCCGACCGGCGTGATCCGGAGCTCGGGGTACTGGGCCTTGAACACGGCGCTGATGTCGTCCTGCTGCCCCTTGACGGTGTAGACGCGCTGCACGATCTGGGGCGGCTGCACGGCGGTGACGGGGGAAGCCTGTCCGTTGTTTTGGGCCGCGATGATCTGCGAGAGCAGCCGCTCGACCTGCGCGACTTCCTGGTTGGTGCCCCGGATGATGATGCTGTTGGAGGTGGGTTCGGCGACGATGCGCATGGTGGGCGAGTCGAGGATGATCTCTTCCTGGGTCGCCTCGGTGGTGCTCGCACTGGCCTGAGGTCCGGCCGCATTGGTCTGGCTGCTGGTGATCTGCTTCAGACTGCCAAAGGACAGCTTGAGCTGACGCTCGGTGGCCGCCGCGCTCAGGGCGCTGGGCAGCCGGACAATCTTCTGGATAGGCTTGATGCCCACGCGCAGCACCGGCTTGCTGCCGATGGACAGCGACTCGTAGCTCAGGCCATAGATGTCGAGCACCAGGGGCCAGACCTCATTGAAGGGCTTGTTCTTGAAGGAGTAGCCCACGATGTTGCTGGCGTCGGTGGCGGCTGCCGGGGTGCCGGGGGGCATGACCGAGACGCTGTTGGCCTTCAACACCGCGTCCACGGACGGCTCGATGATGATCTCGTAGCCCGCGCTCATCGCCAGGGCAATCAGCATGGAGGCGAGGTCGCTGCCCGTGCGCCGGACCTCGAAGGTGACGGCGGACCCCGACAGCTGGGGATCGGCGATGCGGGCGCTGGAGGGCAGCGACAGGGGGGACGTGGGGGCGGGAGCGGTCTGCGCGGCGGCCATGCCGAGCGCGGCGGTCAGCAGGAGTGCGAATCGGTTAATCATGGCTCACCTTTTGTCCAGTGCGAGGGTTTTGAGGTCGTTGCCGAGGGCCAGGACGGCGCTGTTCGTGCTGACTTCCTTGACCGTGACCTGAGAATCGGGAAGGGTCTGTCCCACCGCAACGACCACGAAGCCGTCCTTGCTGCGGAAGATGGCGGTGTTCACCGGCCCGAGCACTGCGGCGTCGAAGGCCAGGTCATGGGCCTGCAGGTACTGTTCCAGCGGGTTGGCGGCAGGAGCAGACGCGTCCGGGGAACCGGCGGCCTGACCGCCCAGGCCCAGCTGCGTGATGACCTGAGGCGTGCCTGGGGTGGGCAGGCTGGTGGGGGCGTCTCCAGCGGCGCCGAGGCCAGCGCTGGGGTTGCCGGGGGCGGTCGTGCCGACGGTCGGAGCACTGGGCGCGGGGGTGGCTCCGGCCGGGGAGGGGGCCGGGGTGCCCGCCGCAGGCACACGGGTCACCTGGGGCACGCGCACGCCGGTGACGGGCGGAACGATGGGCTTGGGCGGGGGAACGACCACCGGTGCCGGTGCCGGTGCCGGCACGGCGGGAGTGGCCGCCATGGGGTTGGCCGGGCTGGGCAGCGCCGCGCTGCCGTCGCCTCCGGGAATCACGGGGATGGGGAGGGCGCCGCCGCTGATCGGGCTGTCGGCAATGGGAGCGCCGCTGACCGGGCCGGACGCCACGCTGACGCTGCCGCTGGCACCGGGAATGGGGCTGAGGGCCAGCGGGCCGGTGCCGGCAGTATTGACCGGCGACAGGGCCACGGGCGCGGCGGGGCGCGGCACACTCACCGGTGCGCTGGCGGTCGGCACGGGCGCAATCGTGGGGGCGGGGGCCGCCGCGCTTCCGGGCTGCTCGTCGAGGTTCAGGGGACGGAACGGGTTGGCGCTGGGCGCCGTGGCCACCACGGCCTGCGGGTTGATGCCGCTGGGGGCCGCCGGAGGAGCCGTTTCTTCAGGCGCCGTGGGAAAGGGAGGAATGGTCTCGACCTCTACCGGGCCGTTCGCCTCGACGGTCAGGGCAGGGCTGGGAGCGCTGGCATCAGAGGGGGTTCCGGCGGGCGCGACCGGTACGGTCTGCGGTACGGGGGCGGGCGTGGGGCGGGGTCCACTGCTGGCCGGGGCGCTGGCAGCGCCGTCAGGCTGCGGTCCGGCCAGCTCTTCGGCGTCACGGCTGCTCGTCCACAGGTACCACGCGCCGATCAGCGCCACCATCACGAGCAGCAGCAGCAGCAGCTTCATCTCGCGGGACAGGGCCACGGCAGAAACCTTCGTGGGGGCCTTCTGGACGGTCTGCTCGGGCTGGGTGGCTTTCTCGGGGGCGCGCGTCACTGGACTCCTCCTGGCGTGCTGGCCGGGGCGGGGGGGGCGCTCGGGGCACTGGGGGCGGACGTCTCGCCGGCGGGCGCGCTGGCCGCCTGCGCCGGGTCGAAGGTGTAGACCGTCAGGCCCAGCGTGCCCTCCAGATCAGGATTGAAGCTGGTCGCGGTGGGCAGCTGAAACGCCACGCTGCTCACGGTGGTAAAGCGCCCGGCAGTCTCCAGCGTCCGCAGCGTCTCGAACAGCTGCGAGAACTTTCCGCTGATGCCCAGGTTCAGCCCGATGGGCCGGACGCCGCCGGGAAGCCCGTCTGCCTGACCGCCCTGCACGGTGAAGTTGTTCATGGTCGCGCCGGTGGCCGCCGTGGTCTGGCGCAAACCGTCGAGGACGGAGCCGAAATTGGCGGTGCTGGGCAACGCAGTGAGAAATTCCTGCTGGGTGACGCGCAGCTGGGCCACGTTCTCGCGCAGGGCCGGCACCTGGGCCACGTTGGAGCGCAGTTTGATGGCCTGGGTCTGCAGCGGTTCCAGCTGGCCGCTCAGATCTGCGATCTGCTGCTGCCGGGGCTGGAAACGCAGGACATACCACAGCACGAGCACCAGAAAGCACACCGCGAGCACGATGAGGAAAATGTTTTTGGGAGACAGTCTGTTCTTAGTTGGCACGGCCCGCTCCTTGGGTGGCGGCCGGGGCGGCAGGGGCCGCCGCCGGAGCTGCCGCTGGGTCTGTCGGGGCAGCGGCATCCTGAGCCGCCGCGCCGACGATGCCCACGGTGGCCGAGAAGGTGTACAGCCCCTTGTCCTTGTCGTTTTGCAGCGAGCGGAAGTTCACGCCGAAATTGGGGTCGGTCTCGAAGGTCCTCAGCAGGTTGACCACCGCCTGCTGGTTGCGCGCCGAGCCGGTCAGCTCGACCTCGCGGGTGACGTTCTTGCCCACGTAGATGCCGCCCTGTTGCAGGGTGCCCAGGTTGTCGGCGTTGATGTTGTGAATGCTCATGGTCTGGACCGCCACGCTGCTGTCGTTGGGCAGCCGGGCCGTGAAGGCGGCCAGGTCATTGGTCCAGTAGGTCTTGGTTGCGCGCAGCTGTTCGGCCACCCCGGTCACCTGCTCGAGCTGATTCTTCTCCGCCATCAGGGCCCGGAACTCTCTTTCGGCCGGGCCCAGGGCGGTGATCTCGCCGTTCAGGGCGTCGATCTGGCGCGTCAGGTCGCCCACACGGGTGGCGGTGATCACTTCCGGAATCAGGATGGCCGCGGCGGTCAGCGGAACCAGGGCGTAGGCGGCGAAACGCCACACGCTGGGTTCGGAGCGCACGCGGTACTGCGCGGGCAGCAGGTTGATCTCAATCACGGCCGCTCACCCCCCGCAGCGCCAGCCCCAGCGGCACCGTGAACTCCGGCGCATTGACCTGCAGGTAGCCGGTATCCACGTTGGCCTGATCGGTCTGCACGCTCAGCCACGGGCTGGCGATCTCGACCCGGAAGCCCAGTGCGTCGCTGATGGCCGCCGCCAGGCCGCGCAGCTTGGCCCCGCCGCCGGAAAGAAAGGTCCGGTCAATCACCACGTCGCCGCTCTGCACGCGGTAGAACTCCAGCGACCGGCGGATCTCGGTGATCAGGTCTCCCAGCACGGGCCGCACAACCTCGAAGACCCGCGCCGGACTGTACTGCTCGCGCGCCATGTCGAAGTTGAGCAGGTCCTCCTCGTCCTCGGTGGGGGTGGTCGCCGTGGCGTAGCCCATCTTGACGTCCTCGGCGGCGTTGAAGTCCAGATCGAAGGCTTTTTGCAGCGCGGTGGTGAAGTCGTCGGCCGCCACGTTGATGTTGCGGGTCATCAGAACCCGTTCGCCGCGCACCAGATTGATCACCGAGCTGCTCGCGCCGATCTCCATGGTCAGCGCCACCTCGTCGGCCTCGGTGTAGTTGATGCCCGACAGGGTGGTCTTGTTGAGGTGCTCGCCCAGCAGGTTGCCGCGCAGGGCCCGCAGCGCCGAGAAGCTCTTGAGGTCGATCACCGTGGGTTCCAGGCCCGCGAGCCGCAGCACCTCGATCTGCCGGGCCACCGCTTCGGTGGGGGCAGCGGCGATCACGACCTCCATCTGGCCGTCCTCGGGGATGGTGGCGGGGTCGTCGAGCAGGTCGAAGTCCATGCTCACGTCATCAATGGGGTACGGAATGTAGCGCTCGGCCTCCCACTTGATGGCCTCCTGAAGGTCCTTGCGGTCCATCTTGGGCACCATGATGTTGCGCGTCACGGCCGACTGATTGGGCACGGCGGTGACGGCGTAGCGGGTGGTGATGCGGTGCTCGGCGAGCAGGCCCTTGAGCGCGGTGGCGACGGCCTGCGGCTCGATCACCATGCCGTCGCGCATGCTGCCGACGGGTGTGGGGGTCATCACGGCGTGTTGCAGTGACGGCGGCGCGCCGGCCTTCAGCACCACCACCTTGATGGCGCTGGTGCCGATCTCCACACCCAGCGCGGTGGGCCGCGGATTGACTAAGCGTTGAATAAAACTCGACATTCTCCCTCCAGAAGGGGGTGGATTTAAGGGTTTCTCATCTGGTGGAGCCTGTCTGGGGGCCGATGAGGAGAACATGGCTGCGGGCGAGGGGGCCGGGAAAGGAGAGGCGCATGGACGCCTTCATGCAACCATTCCACCGCTTACCGAACTCTGACACCCTCCGTATGCGCTGCCATGCGGGCTTTTTCTGTGCCTGACCGCCCGGTTCCGGCGTCCCGCACTTGCCTGTCCCCAGGCAACATGAAGGGCCGGACCCCGGCGCACAGAGCGGCGGAGCAGAAGGGGGGCCCGCAGCCAAGCGGTCCCGAGGTCAGCGCTCCTGCAGGTCTACGCCAAAGGACCGCACCTGGCCGTCCGGGCTGACGGTCACGACCTCCGAGCCGACGAGGCCGACCCGGCCCGGTCCGTGGGCTACCGTGGCCACCACCCGGCCCGTCGCGTCGAGCCGCTCTAGCCGGGTGCCACTCAGGCGGTAGCGGCCAGACACGGTGACCACTGCGGGCAGATCCGCCGACTGTGCCCCGGTGGGTGTGGCCACCAGCAGCGGTCCAGCTCCCTGTTCCAGCCGCGCGCCGTCGGAAACACGCATCAGGTTGCCTGCCAGCAGCACGTAATCGTTGCCGTCTCCGCCGGTCAGGGCCGCGGTGGGGCCGCCGATCACCCCGCGGGTGTCGGCCCCCGCATAGGTGACGGCGCTGCCGTCCTCGCGGTAGATCCGGGTGGTGCTCAGGGCGGTGACCCGGCCCGCCACCACGGTCTGTGCCGAGCGGTCCAACGTGACCACCGCGCCCGGCCCCGGAACAGCGGCCCAGGCGTCTCCACCGTTCCAGCCCACGTCCACGGCGGGCGGTAGTTTGGGGCAGTTTGGCCGGTAGGAGGGCGCGCGCGCCACGCACGCCCGACCGCCCGCAACCCACGCCACGCCCTCGGGACCAAAGGCGGCGCGGAAGGTGGGGTCGGCCGGCGCGGCCGTGGAGGACGGGGCGGCCCTGACCACGGGCCGGGTGGGTGCGGGGACACAGGCGGCCAGCACACACAGGCCGAAAGCCACGGTCAACAGGGAGCGCATGCGGCCATTGTTCCTGGCCCCCGGCTGAGGGGCGTGAGGCGGCTGGCTCTTCAGCCGGGCCTCCCGTCCGCATCCCGATGGCGCAGCAGGGCGTCCACCACCACATCCAGCCCCACGCCCTCCTGGGCCCGCCGCTCGGGGGTCCAGGAGATGCCCCGGCTGGCCTTGACGAGCACCACGTCGCCGTCCCGGACCTCGCTGAGCAGATCGGTCAGCAACTCGGGCACGCTGGCATGGGCCCGTTCCCCCAGTTCGGCGGCAAAGGCCCCCACGCCGAAGGTCAGATCGGCACACGCCCGCGCTTCCCGGCCCACGGCCGCGTGCAACTCGCGCTCGGTCTCGCCGAGTTCCAGCATGCGCCCCAGTACGCTGATGCGGCGGCCGGGCAGGGCATGCAGGGCGTTCAGTGCGGCGCTGACGGCCACCGGTGAGGCGTTGTAGGCATCGTCAATCACGGTGAAGCGGCCTCCGTGCACGCGGTAGCGCCCGCCCGGGACGCTGACCTCGCCCAGTCTTCCGGCCGCCTCTGCCACGTTCAGCCCCGCTCGCTGTGCCAGCACCAGCCCCAGGACGGCAGCCTCAGCCTGGACGCGGGCGGCCAGGGGAAGGCTCACCGTCTGGCCGCCGAAGGTGAAGGTGACGCCCTGTGGAGTGATGCTCAGTTCCTGGCCTGCGTGCGTCACATTCCCGAATCCATAGCTCTCGACCCCTGGACGGTCAGCGTAGAACGGCGCGGCCTGTGCCCCCACCAGCCCGCGCACTCTCTCCAGCAGGACGCCCTTCTCGCGGGCGATGTTCTCTATGCTGCCCAGCTGTTCCAGATGCGCGGGACCGATGCTCGTGACCACCCCCACGTCCGGGCGCACCAGATCCACCAGTTCAGCCATCTCGCCCAGGCGGTCGATGCCCATCTCGACCACCAGCGGCCGGGGCGAGGCTCCGTACTCGATCAGAAAGCACGCGATGGCGGGTGGCGTGTTGTACACCGGCATGAAGTGGGCGCCCAGCGCCGCCGCCGCATAGGCCTTGGCGGTCGTCTTGCCCGCACTGCCGGTGATGCCCACGACCAGGGGATTCCGGGCCCGCTCGGCCCGTGCCCAGGCGAACAGGGCGGCCTGCGCGTCGTCCACCCGCACGGCGCGCGGCACGTCCAGATCGGTGAGTACAAAGGGAGCGCCCGCCTCCAGCGCCGCCTCCACGAAGCGGTTGCCGTGCATCTTCTCGCCGGGCAATGCCACAAAGGCCACCTTGGGAGAGGCCTCGCGCGAGTCCCAGGTCAGGCGGGCGGCAGGCCGGGCCTGCGGGTGAACGGCGGCGGAAAAGGGCAGGGCGGCGTGGGGATCAGGCATCGGGCCCAGGATATTCGCTAGCCTGGAGTGCGTGAGCGACCACCACCTGAACAGCAACCACATCCACACCGTCTGGGACCGGGCGCTGCCCCCCGCGCTGGAGGTCCGGCCCGGTGACACGGTGACCCTCGAGACCCTGGACGCCTCGGACGGAGGAGTGGCGCGGCGGGTGGTGGCCGGAGAGCTGCAGACCCCCGCCGCTCTGGAGGCCCTGATCCGCGCCGATGCGTGTCCTGCCCGTACAGGACCGCGCGGCCACCCGCTGACCGGTCCGGTCTTCGTGGAGGGGGCGCAGCCGGGCGACGCCCTGAAGATCGAGATGCTGGAGATCGTGCCCGCGGCCTGGGGCTGGACCGGCTGTCGTCCGGACGGCATTGGTCTGTTGGACACCGCGCTGGCGGAGGAGGGCCTCCAGCCCTACACCCATTTCTGGGACCTGCGGGCCGGCGGACACACGGAGTTCCTGCCCGGTATCCGCCTGCCCCTCGCACCGTTTCCGGGAGTGGTGGGGGTGGCCCCGGCAGCAGACGGGCCGCACCCCACCGCCCCGCCCCGGCAGGTGGGCGGCAACATGGACATCCGGCAACTGGTGGCCGGCAGCGTGTTGTACTTGCCGGTGGAAGTTCCCGGCGCGCTGCTCTCGGTGGGCGATCTGCACGCTGCCCAGGGCGACGGCGAGCTGTCCGGCACCGGCATCGAGATGGCGGGCCAGATCACGGTGCGGCTCACCCTGGAACGCGGCGCGCAC
This genomic interval carries:
- a CDS encoding acetamidase/formamidase family protein; its protein translation is MSDHHLNSNHIHTVWDRALPPALEVRPGDTVTLETLDASDGGVARRVVAGELQTPAALEALIRADACPARTGPRGHPLTGPVFVEGAQPGDALKIEMLEIVPAAWGWTGCRPDGIGLLDTALAEEGLQPYTHFWDLRAGGHTEFLPGIRLPLAPFPGVVGVAPAADGPHPTAPPRQVGGNMDIRQLVAGSVLYLPVEVPGALLSVGDLHAAQGDGELSGTGIEMAGQITVRLTLERGAHLETPEFTTPTSGGHSARWHATTGHHPNLMTAARIALRALLRRLQARGLSLEQAYVLSSACVDLKISQVVDAPNYTVSAFLPLDIFVE